Genomic window (Nymphaea colorata isolate Beijing-Zhang1983 chromosome 1, ASM883128v2, whole genome shotgun sequence):
CTAACAGTTTAACCACTCTTgcgaaaagaaataaaaacttgGGGAGACACCAatatagaaataaaataatttttttgtgagTTGGTATGGGCAATTGCATACACAAGAGCCTGTCTGCGCCTGTCACTGGTCACATCGATACGACTGTATTAACACTTTTTGCCTATTTACTGACGCACATATTTGCAAGTGAAGGGTGGAATTTTCGTAGTAATTTCTCCAATACCCATATCTCAACATTTCCCATGATATATTAGCTTTTCTGCCTTTAGTGACTTTGGTAATCTAAATCTGTGAAACCAACTATTGCATACCCTAGAAAGTTAATTATATATCTGTGTGGAGCTAATGCCTACACTAGTAGCTATGTCACCAACTGCAACTTGTGCACATATTACTTTTTTGATGTGATTTTAACGTACGaagcatatacatatatagtgcCAAACAACGGTTATGCTTTCTTATATATGAGTGCACGCACCTTCACTTTTCCAATGCCAAGTATCCTTATCACAATTCTCACACCACATACACATCTTGATATTCCTTTCTTCCTTGCATTGCTTTTTGCCTTTAGCAACTTAATTTCTTCAAATGGAAGTATTCATCATCGTGGTGCCCATGGCTTTTTTTGCCACCAGAATTCTCTAAAACTAAACATAAGGCAAAGCAGTAGCAGAACTAAGATTTGTTTGGCTGATGGACATTTGAGTTGCCAGTTCAGGTCTGATGTGGGCGTCCTATGTAAATTTTAAGTTACCataatataattttgaattcttctaatgaaatttttgatgggtTCGTGTGGGCATTGGCCTACACCAGCCCCCATGTGCCTATGGCATTGCTACTATTTTTTGTGTTGGGATCATATCACTATGTCTTCTTCATTTTCGCACTGCTGCATTCAATGGTCGTCACTGTGTCCATCTCGTCACTCTTTTAGTCTTCATCACTTTCAGATACATTTACCATTGTACTTTCAAAGACTATAAAATATATGTGATATTGCTTTACATTCAATGCATATGCAAAGTATAGTGCTTACATACTATCATGTACAGTTCTTTGTGCAACAAGTAAATGCATGacagaaaaaaacattaattttaaaataattgcAGCGACCTAATAGTGCTCTATGTAGCCACTAACAACTGAGAGTGCATTAATATGTTACATCGATAACTGATATCAAAGAGACAGTTTGACAAGTCGATGGAATTGTGATACCGCATAATTCTCCATTCCCAGGCAAAGTGAAAGAGATGTATAGATAGTATGGGAAGCAAACAACTGCCAGTgaactttgcaaaaaaaattagTCAGCCCTACATACAAACATTTATAAAGTGATTTACAATCCAAAGAAATATAAAGGATTAAACAACGAAATATTGTTTTTGCTATTTAAACGATCTAGATATCGACAATTTATCATTTAAGTAATATACCTAACAATGTACTACCCCGAGGAACATAGTGAAACTGGTTGAACTGGTAGGACGGTAAAAGTCTGGTCATAAGTTCAATTTCTACAGGTGCTACAACTCTGTACAACAAATGGTAAATACATGATACTATAGTTGACGGGTGTTTCCTTTCCCATCTTGGCTCCACAGATGCCAAGATCCGAAAAAAAGGGAGAGACTTCTGCCTCTTCAAGGTATACCCAAACATGTACTATATGTCTCCACAAATAATATGTGCAGGCACAATTTATTTCTTACATAAGAAATTTTACAAATTGACAATATTTTACAATTGACCGTATTTGAATGATCTTACCTACCGATTCATCTATGCGAATATGCTTCCCAATGATATAATAGACAATCTTTTCCTGTCTTTGTGACCACTTGAAACAACTCTATCTACCTGCAATTTCCCTTTAAGGACAAGAGTGGAagtatgcctctctctctctctctctctctctctctctctctggcgcCCACATTATTCGTTGCCTTCTTAACATTCAGCATCCACCCCCTATAATTATATGATAATTTCAACAAAATCAGGACATATTAATGGAAACAAGGCCTACATTGTTGTTGAATACTTATAGGGTGTGTCATTGGTGTTGCACTTTCTTGTCTCTATTTATTCAAATGATTCTTGGAAGCCCACAAAATCGGGCTGCTTTTGCTCATTTATTTGGTGGCTTTAGAGCTAGCTAGCCTAATGCTCTAACCCTAGCTAGCTAGCTTGGATACTAATCAACAGTCCACTTTAGATTTCTTGTTGgattctaacttttaaatatcaACCAAATAATTTCATCTTGTATacgcaaaaaggaaaaaggggaaaaagataCAGTGACCTACGCTACTTCTCCTTTTCACGTTGAAGGAATCAgatgtcctctctctctctctctctctctctctctctctctctctctctctctctctcgtattcGAATCACAAGCGTATTAGAAATGTTGAGTTTGAAACAGACCAAGTCTCATCAGTGAACTTCCGCTAGCAGTAAAAACTATTTGTTGGTTTTAAGTGGGCCATTTGGCCACAGTAACATACTGTTACTATTCCATATATTCACCCAAAATATAAGGTAgatttatttgatatataataaGAACGTGTTACTGTTAACAAATGACCTTAATTGATTACACTTGTTGCCATTACATATGATAAAATTAATTACCTATCACTGGATcacaggtatatatatatataagaaaattgaatggtgactctactTTGTAGAGTCACTTAGTCATCTAATTAAGACTAATGTGATAGACggctaagagaaaaacaatcaaaaaaagaatgggtatatttgtcatttaatattagtttacattttttttatctaccATCTATTCGCTTTAGATGAACAATCCTTGTTAGATGGTTGAATGACTTTATATTGCTAAAAGTCATTATTCactcactttatatatatatatagcatttgACACATGATAAGAATTTAAGGGAGAGTAGCCCTACTAAACATTCAAATGCgtcattttttatttaccaaCGCACGACTAGTCTCTTCAAAAAGTTACTGGCCTGAATTGTTCATAGGTGTCACAAGGCTGATTATAATCCTAAAAGATGTTGAGCGCATTATAGAGTAAACTTGTAAAAGGAGAAACTAATTGAGATATATAGTCTCCAGGCTTACCGCCCGTAcgttttatatataatatatatacatatatatttgaattgtGTGAGAAGActtgtatgtatatgtatatatagaagAGGTATAAGCTAATCGTTTGGGGGAACAAGAGGTGGCACGATCGCACGACACCCACCTGTGACTTCTAGAAGCACCACCAAAAAATTGCCCCAAAAAAAATCTGTCCTTGGACCGTCCGTCTCCCCTTtccgttttcttcttctcaagaGCCTCTCCGCCTTCCTCTCCCTTCCCCTTCCTTCAACAATGTCCAATCGGCTTGACCTCAACAAGCTGGTTGCCCGCAAGGTCTTAGGCAGAGGAGCTCTCGGCACCGTTTTCCTCGTCACCACCACCGCCGACGGCATCaattctcctccttcctcctcctcctcctctcctttcGCCATAAAAATTGTGGACAAGGCGACCCTCCAGGGTAAATTCGATGCTGCCCGCCGCGCCCGCTGGGAGGTCGACGTCCTCTCCAACCTCCACCACCCTTTCCTCCCTTCCCTCCTTGCCACCTTGGACGCCGACGCCGACGACGACGACGGCTTCTCCGGCTGGGCCATCCCCTTCTGCCCAGGCGGCGATCTCAACGTCCTCCGCCAGCGCCAGTCCGACCGCGTCTTCTCCCCCTCCGTCATCCGCTTCTACCTCGCCGAGCTCGTCCTCGCCCTCGAGTACCTCCATGCCCACCGCGTCGTCTACCGCGACCTCAAGCCCGAGAACGTCCTCATCCAAGAGTCCGGCCACATCATGCTCACCGACTTCGACCTCTCCAAGATGCTCCCGCTCCCTCCCGCCGACCTCGTCCAAGCGGTGCCCTCAGACAAGAACCTTCACGTCCCCGCCAAGATGATTAACGGCGATGGGAATAATAATGACAATGGCGTTCCCAAgaggcagaagaagaagaagacgagggGCCACTGCAGAAGTCTGACGAGGCTGGTCACCGCGGCGTCCGCGAAGGTGACGCCGACGGCGCATGCTGCGGCAAAGAGGCGAAGCACCGTGGTGCCGCGCGTGGCCGCACCTCCCTGCTGCGGCGTGGAGCGCACCAACTCGTTCGTGGGCACCGAGGAGTACGTCGCTCCCGAGGTCGTGAGAGGCCACGGCCACGCGTTCCCCGTCGACTGGTGGGCGCTCGGCGTCCTCGCCTACGAGATGTTGTACGGCCGGACGCCCTTCCGCGGGGCTAACCGGAAGGAGACGTTCCTGAACGTCCTGACCCGGGCGCCATCGTTCGTGGGGCCAGCCACAGGGACGGCCGCCCGTCTCCGGGACCTCATATTCCGGCTCCTGGAGAAGGACCCAGCACGCCGGCTTGGTTCCGGCGGCGCAGTGGAGGTGAAACGGCATGAGTTCTTCCGGGGGCTGGACTGGGAGGGGATAGCCGACATCTCACGGCCGCCGTTTATCGTCGAGCAGCAGCCGGAATTAGAGGAACAAGTCGACATCAGGGAGTTCTTCAGGAAGCGCAACGCACCAGCAGCTGCGACGCCTTCTCTGTCTCCGTCACCGTCGACCCGGCAGCCGGAACCCGGCGTACCCGAATTCTGACAACTGTGATACGGTACGGAAAAAACTTTTGTACATAGGCAGAagaaagtaaaatatttttggtgtGGATGGAGTTGCCGGCGACCAAACGAGACTTTCCCCGTTTCCCGATGTTGGGTGGCCAACAAAATTTTACTAAATTGTCGAAGCGGGCCTATCCGCTAGCGGTTTggcccctctccctctctctctctcctcgttCTGTCCACGTCGTAGGTCGATCGAGGTGTCTAAAAACCTTAGAGAAATGTCAAAGCAATAACAAATAAGaaagttataatgaaaaaaagaaagcgaGAGTTTAGGCATAGTGAAATTGGGAAAAATTCAATGTTTAAAAACGATGAAGAATTAGGATTGTTTCATATCTAtctaggtatatatatatatatatatatatatatagtttgttatttttgttttggaacGGAAAGTTTATATGAAGAAGTTAATGCAATCATTTGGACAATCAATTTTTATAGTCCCTTGCGCGACACAAGTCCAAGATTCCGCAATGAGACAATGATCGCGTGACGCATACAGTTCCCTT
Coding sequences:
- the LOC116257405 gene encoding serine/threonine-protein kinase UCN-like encodes the protein MSNRLDLNKLVARKVLGRGALGTVFLVTTTADGINSPPSSSSSSPFAIKIVDKATLQGKFDAARRARWEVDVLSNLHHPFLPSLLATLDADADDDDGFSGWAIPFCPGGDLNVLRQRQSDRVFSPSVIRFYLAELVLALEYLHAHRVVYRDLKPENVLIQESGHIMLTDFDLSKMLPLPPADLVQAVPSDKNLHVPAKMINGDGNNNDNGVPKRQKKKKTRGHCRSLTRLVTAASAKVTPTAHAAAKRRSTVVPRVAAPPCCGVERTNSFVGTEEYVAPEVVRGHGHAFPVDWWALGVLAYEMLYGRTPFRGANRKETFLNVLTRAPSFVGPATGTAARLRDLIFRLLEKDPARRLGSGGAVEVKRHEFFRGLDWEGIADISRPPFIVEQQPELEEQVDIREFFRKRNAPAAATPSLSPSPSTRQPEPGVPEF